From the Gallaecimonas kandeliae genome, one window contains:
- a CDS encoding TetR/AcrR family transcriptional regulator yields MTENTSNSNPKSEAKLTRGHKKKARTRQQLVDAALRIYANKGVAELTLNELAIEAGVASGTIYNYFRTKEEVLNAVGISLAEALSLQITSLTDGIIDGAERFSIGVRTFVLMAEQDPDWASALLNVFRYAEMVRSTLADNIREDLRRGQDQGQFKYDDEEVAVNLVVSAVMGVFRSIVERRKHQGQDQVITKMLLQALGMNGDDAEVLVGRPVPALG; encoded by the coding sequence ATGACGGAAAACACATCCAATTCAAATCCCAAGAGCGAAGCAAAACTGACCCGCGGCCATAAAAAGAAAGCCCGGACCCGTCAGCAATTAGTCGACGCTGCGCTGAGGATCTACGCGAACAAAGGTGTCGCAGAATTGACCCTGAATGAGCTGGCAATAGAGGCAGGTGTTGCCAGCGGCACTATCTACAACTATTTCCGTACCAAAGAAGAGGTACTCAATGCCGTCGGTATTTCACTGGCCGAGGCATTGTCACTGCAAATCACATCGCTGACCGATGGCATCATCGATGGGGCAGAACGATTTTCCATTGGGGTGCGTACCTTTGTTTTGATGGCTGAGCAGGATCCCGATTGGGCAAGTGCACTACTCAACGTCTTTCGTTATGCCGAAATGGTGCGCTCGACGCTGGCCGATAACATCCGAGAAGATCTGCGCAGAGGGCAGGACCAGGGACAGTTCAAGTACGACGACGAAGAGGTTGCCGTGAATCTGGTTGTTTCGGCGGTCATGGGCGTTTTCAGGAGCATCGTCGAAAGGCGTAAGCACCAAGGACAAGACCAGGTCATCACCAAGATGTTGCTCCAGGCGTTGGGGATGAATGGCGATGATGCCGAGGTGCTTGTCGGCCGTCCTGTGCCAGCTCTTGGGTAG